From the Labrus mixtus chromosome 10, fLabMix1.1, whole genome shotgun sequence genome, the window tcAGCTAGACAACATGCAACCCGCTGACATCACTATCAGCTGAATTCATTAAAGACTGGGATCCTTCAACTGGACTACAAAAGTCTTGACTTCTGTCCTGAAACCGGCTTTGGAGCATCGACTGatatctcctcctgctgtcaaAACTCTTTATTCCACATGCCTGCCATTTCAATCTTGTCTTTTTGGGAGATAGgatggtggatagagtcagaaatcggggacagagagagagtggaaagtGGCTACAATCTGCCATATTTACACGTGAATGCTCATCAATGTGCACAGtctctattttaaataaataaataaacatttgggaaaggagccacaggtcagacttgaacccgggctgtctgcttggaggactatagccttcgTATATGGGGCAAATGGGGGTACACACttaccactaggccaccagcacATCACTAGATGGTTATTTTGAATGCACAAAAGAAAGTTAGAGATGATGTtcaggtatttatttaaaaaaatactctgCATTTAGTGCACCATTTAAAaactagattaaaaaaatgcatactaCAAAGTAAAAGTTAACTTCTCCTTAAAACCACTTTGGGAAAACTTCATCTGTGCAtgatgcttttttctttttttagaacaaTTGAAGAAAGTACACAGTGTCCCACTCACTCCCACATTGGACCAGCATGAACCTTTTTAATCCATCTTCTTGCGCATGCGTCATGGAGAGTACCAGATGGTCCAATCAGCTATTTTAACAAACgccaaaaaaaatcccttaTTGTGAGTTCCTGAAGATGGCGACCGCTCTGCTGGTGAGTGTCCTGCAACAGGCAGCTAACTAACACAATAAGTTTGAACTCGACTTCTCAAATGACACAGGTGGAGACAAACAGTTCAGTGACTCCGTAAACTTCGGCAGGTAACTTGAAGTCGGTAGCTAAAAGTTAGCAGACCTCTGCACTAAAACTTACTGGAGTTGATTGATATTTAAGGTTCACCTGAGCGTTAACCCTCGTTTGGATGTGTATAAATGAAGTGTGGCAAACGCGCAGGGAATAAGTTATAAACAGTGTGTTTGGGAGTAAAGGGGGAGGATACCCGAGTCTTTCGGTACACCGGTGTAACGCCGAGAAATGCACCCCTGCCTAGGATGGCACCCACCTCGCGGAAGTGTTTGAAAACAGCGTCAGGCAGATTTGTGATGacagcagagcagctgaagTTTTGTAAAATACTTTATAAAATGCATTTCAGAGTCTCATTACTGTAAATCCTCCTAGACcaccaaataaaatgtatcgATAAATTAAATTTATCACCCAGCCCCGTGGTCAGGACATTAATTTGTTAGCTGCCAAAGACTCAAATTCAAACGCGGACAAAAATgagttttattttccttcttgtATTGCTTTTGTTTCCCAGGTGTCGGCTTCGGTTCCTACAAATcctgaaaaggaaaaatgtgtggTGATGATTCAAAAGGTTCTGAGTCCTGAAGCTTACATCAAGCATCCATTACAAAACAGGTAagacttcctctctctgtcaacGGAGTCGAGAAGTTTAAACTGCTTTAACAGAAAACTTGAAAAGCGAATCAGTGCTCGCTGCATGTACGCCTTTTCCTCTAATCAGCTACGAGTCTTAAAAGAAACTTGGATGTGAGTTTGTGTATTTCATCCCAAATActctggtgtgtgtttttttttttttgaggtcCGTGCATCTCCTCCTTTTGAAACAAGTTGTTAATGAGCagcatgattaaaaacaaggcTGTCAGACATCACATGGTTTGAAGTAACTGTGCTCTGATTGGCAGGTGGGCTCTGTGGTTTTTCAAGAACGACAAAAGCAAAACATGGCAAGCCAACCTGCGCCTCATCTCCAAGTTCGACACGGTGGAAGATTTCTGGGCGTAAGTTTGTAACTGCTTCACACGTCAGTGCATTAAAGGCTGTGGAATCACACATCGACCCGTTCCCTCCAACAGCAAGAAGAACTCttagaatgtctttattttagttctcctttgtgttcctctcgtTGCCGTTGTCTTCTTCCTCgtccgctgaggtggaggtcggagcaggacggacggcggtggttgtagGGACGACAcggtccgatggtggaggctgggcgacAGGggcgtcgggtggtagtagagccagatcacctcgctgtaGGTCGGTGGAGCTGCGTtgttttttccaggcagaaaaaCTGTTTGACCGACAccgctccgttactttttactgcgtgaggaggatgagggttCAAGATACGATCTGCAgatatttggaaaagagcgccggtgctGGCAGTCCGGAGGGTTCCTCATTAAAGGGTTCACGCTGACCATCGTCTCCTGTGGTCATTACCCCTAATATTGACACGTACCTCCATTCAACGCCACCTCCGAAGAACAGAACTGTCACTTTAACCTCTTTTTTATACTCGCAGCCTCGATGCATTTTCAGTTGATGATGTATCAAATTCAGATTCTTAAGGCGACATATCCTCCGCTCTTTCCAGATTATACAATCACATTCAGCTGTCCAGTAACCTGATGTCTGGCTGTGACTACTCGCTGTTCAAGGTGAGCGTCCCGTCATCACCGTCTGAATTTATCAGTGCAGCGTGGTCAGTTTGTCATTGTCTGTATTTcatgtgagtttgtttttgacCTAAAGTCCCGTGGTTTGAGTTtgactgacctctgaccctctAATCCAGAGTGAAACTTGAACCCTGGATCTGAAATCTCCAGCTCCACAATAAATGAGCCCAAATCATGAAAATGATGCTTCTGCTGTTTCTAGCTctgaactgtgtttttgtgcaggaTGGCATCGAACCCATGTGGGAGGATGACCGCAATCGACGAGGTGGCCGCTGGCTGATAACGCTCTCCAAGCAGCAACGCAGAGCGGACCTGGACCGGTTCTGGTTGGAGACGGTACGTTCGGTCCAGATGAGGTGTAAGGTGTGAACGATGGCTGCATTCCATTTAGCTGCTCTGGTTTAACCATCCTGGTATTTAAAGTGGCGTCTGATTGTCGACGCTCGCTGTGACGCCCCGAACACACCGAGCCATCGTTGGCGTCATCGATGCCGCCTGTGCTCGCCCTCCCGTGAACGCTCTGAATGTCTGCTGTGAGAGAGGCCCGTTGGAATAACGAGCCGTTtgtttctcctgcagctcctgtgCCTCGTGGGCGAAGCCTTTGATGACTCCAGTGACGACGTGTGTGGCGCCGTCATCAACGTCCGGGCCAAAGGAGATAAGATAGCGGTATGGACCACGGACTTCGAGAACAAAGAGGCCATCACACACATCGGGTGAGCTCAAGACTCTGTCATGAAAAACATTAAGAGTCCAGATCGCTTGAAGACATTTTAGAGGGCGGAGTCATTACT encodes:
- the eif4ea gene encoding eukaryotic translation initiation factor 4E-1A isoform X2, coding for MIQKVLSPEAYIKHPLQNRWALWFFKNDKSKTWQANLRLISKFDTVEDFWALYNHIQLSSNLMSGCDYSLFKDGIEPMWEDDRNRRGGRWLITLSKQQRRADLDRFWLETLLCLVGEAFDDSSDDVCGAVINVRAKGDKIAVWTTDFENKEAITHIGRVYKDRLGVPPKVVIGYQSHADTATKSGSSTKNKFVA
- the eif4ea gene encoding eukaryotic translation initiation factor 4E-1A isoform X1, producing MATALLVSASVPTNPEKEKCVVMIQKVLSPEAYIKHPLQNRWALWFFKNDKSKTWQANLRLISKFDTVEDFWALYNHIQLSSNLMSGCDYSLFKDGIEPMWEDDRNRRGGRWLITLSKQQRRADLDRFWLETLLCLVGEAFDDSSDDVCGAVINVRAKGDKIAVWTTDFENKEAITHIGRVYKDRLGVPPKVVIGYQSHADTATKSGSSTKNKFVA